The following are encoded together in the Bradymonas sediminis genome:
- a CDS encoding DoxX family protein yields the protein MESSSLNAPPSDLIGRPEVYPNRSLKRIGTWFIILLLATIFLGASVPKLGELGLFDSGFTRWGYPTWFAKGIGMIEATAAIFLIIPSTALYSAIVLGVVMIGAIVTHLFFGEAIYALIPFTMLLLLTFVAWVRRPERVHTMIRRRKVGIE from the coding sequence ATGGAATCCTCATCGTTGAACGCGCCCCCGTCTGACCTCATTGGCCGCCCCGAGGTCTACCCAAACCGGTCCCTCAAGCGCATAGGCACCTGGTTTATCATCCTGCTGCTCGCCACCATCTTCCTGGGCGCGTCGGTGCCCAAGCTGGGCGAACTCGGCCTCTTTGACTCCGGGTTTACCCGCTGGGGATACCCAACCTGGTTTGCCAAAGGTATCGGGATGATCGAAGCCACCGCGGCGATCTTCCTGATCATCCCAAGCACCGCGCTCTACTCGGCCATCGTCCTGGGCGTGGTCATGATCGGCGCAATCGTCACACATCTATTCTTCGGCGAGGCCATCTACGCGCTGATCCCATTTACCATGCTGCTCCTGCTGACCTTTGTCGCCTGGGTACGCCGCCCCGAGCGGGTCCACACGATGATTCGACGCCGCAAGGTCGGCATCGAATAG